Within the Staphylococcus warneri genome, the region CTTATAGTAAATATAAGGTGAAGATAAGTTAAGACAAAAGTGTGTCACTTTATGTCTCAACCAATGCTTCACCTCTTTTTTATGTCAATATCTTACTTATAATCTTATATTGATGTTATAATATATAATACTAAATATATATAAATAATGTTTTACGCTATATCACAACAAAGGACTGACACACTATGAGAAAAGCGACACAATCATTAATCAAAAATCAGTTTAAAAGAAAAACCTCCTTTTTAACTAAACCAATTAAAACATTTAATAAATCCCCATACTTCAAAAAAGTGATGACCTATGCACATTACTATGAAAAGAATAACGTTAATCCTTCCCACATACTTTATCAAGTGACCGATGGCAAAAGCATGACTGATAGTCCATACGCCATTTTTTTATATTTAACGCGTCACAAGGCCTACCAGCACTTACACCATACTTGGGTTGTAGATTCTGAAAGTACAGCTCAACATTACCGTAATCAATTTCAACATTTATCACATGTATCGTTTGTTATTAAAGAATCAAAATCATATTTAAAAGCATTAACCACTTGCAAATATCTTATTAATAACGCTACATTTCCAGCCTATTTTACAAAAAAAGAAAACCAAGTCTATATCAACACGTGGCACGGCACACCATTAAAGCATATGGGATTAGATATTCCTCATTCTTTAATCAAAACGCAAAATACAATGCGTAATTTTTTAATTTCTGATTACATCATATCGCCAAATAAACACACAACTACTATATTAGATCATGCTTTCAAGTTGTCACCAATTTATCAGGGTAATTTTTTAGAAATAGGTTATCCACGTCTTGATTTAACAATCAATTCAACAGAAGCAGATATTAGAAAAGTCTTAAGCTCATTTGTACATTTAAATCAGGAAAAAATAATATTATATTGTCCTACATGGCAAGGTACAGATGTAAATAAACCTATCATTGAAGAAGACAATATCTATAATGAAATTAAAGCATTAGAATCTATAACAGGTTATCAGGTGTTATTAAAAGTACATCCATTTGTATATAAAAAAATAGCTCATTCAGATAATTTAAAACCGTATCTTATACCTAATACTTTTGATACTAATCAATTATTATCAGTCGTTGATTTAATGATTACAGATTACTCTAGTATTTTCTTCGACTTTTTAGTCACTGATAAACCTATTATTTTTTATACAACAAATCATGATGAATACGCACGCACTCGTGGATTATATATTGATACAGAGCAACTTCCTGGTCCAATTTATACAAATATTAATGATGTCATTCAAGGTATTCAAAACGAAACCTATAAGCAATACGATAAAAATTATCAACAATTTAAAGCTCAATTCTGTTCATATGATGACGGTAACGCCTGTCAAAGATTAATTAAAGCAATCTTTAGTACAACATTAAAAACAACACCTTCACATGCAAATAGTGAAAAGCAAAAGACGAAGTTACTATTTTATCCTGGCGGTTTAAAGAACAACGGTATTACTGCTTCGATGTTGAACTTACTTGAAAATATTGATTATGAAAAATACGACGTCACATTAATGGTGACAAATAGCAAAAACATTGAATTTAAAAATAATCTCAATCAAATAAACGGTAATGTCAGAGTATTATTTAGAAGTAGCCCTTTCCTTACTTCATTTAAAGACTTATATCGAGTAGAATTTATTAGACAACGTGGTGTATATCATCATTTTGAAGAGGTTATTCATCCAAAGCACCTCTATCGTCGTGAAATGAGAAAAGTATTCGGGGATATACAATTTGATTATGCTATTGATTTTAGTGGGTATGCATTTTTCTGGGGAAATTTGGTATTAGCTGCTAATGCGAAGAAAAAATATATTTATATGCATAGTGACATGCAAGATGATCAAAACAGAACAGTTAATGGAAAACGACCCCACTACCAAAATTTAAAAACATTGTTTAGTATTTATAAACGTTTTGATAAACTAATTAGCGTATCTGAAGCAACAATGAAAGTGAACCAACGCAAATTTTCATCAACAGTACCCAAAAATAAATTCAATGTTTGTCGAAATACAATCAATTACTCAAAAATCAAACGTCTAATGAATGATGATAGTGAAATTTATAATAAAGATGGCAAACAAGTTATCGTCTCTTATTCAGATGGAAACTTGTTTAACACGCCATTTGATCAGAGTCACTTTAATATCGTCTTTATTGGTCGATTATCACCGGAAAAAGGTATTGATTTACTCATTAAAGCAGTTCATGAATTAAAGACGAAGCACCCACACATCCGACTTTATATTTTAGGTGATGGACCATTAAAAGAAACATTTGTAAACATGATTACTCATCTAAATCTAGAACACAATGTATTTTTATTAGGCCATCAACGTAATCCATTTTATTTATTAAAACGTGCTAATTTATTTGCTTTGACTTCACATTATGAAGGACAATCAATGGTTATATTGGAAGCTTTATCTACTGGAACACCAGTATTAGCATCTGACATTATTGTAAATCGTTACGTTTTAGAAGATGGAAAATACGGTATGCTAGTTAAAAATGAGGTCCAACATATAGCCAATGGTATTGAAGCATTCATTAAAGGTACACAACCTAGCTATAATAGATTTGATGTAGAATCTTATAACAAAGCAGTTATGGATGAATTTTATAGTTTATTAGATTAACTTAAATCATTACTTACCATCTTATTACTCCGTTCCATATAAGTGTTACATTCCAATTCTTTTATTTGGAATGTAACACTTATTTTTATATCTATCTTATGATATCCCACAAATAAAATTATTTATTCAATCAATTTAATACTTTGCACATTTTTAATTATAAAAAATATACCTTTTAAGTTTATAGCCTTGAATTATAAAAATATGAGTAATATTCTTAATACATAAATTTAGAACATAATAATTAAAAAGGAGTGTTATTCATTGGACTCATTTTTAACTGTGATTAATGTTATTGTGCTCATTGCCTTCATTATTATGCTAAATGTCATGGCTAAAAGACACATTTCATTTCCTAAACGTGTATTTACTGCCTTAGCTATAGGCATTATTTTAGGCATCGCAATGCATTTAATCTATGGAGTCGACTCAAAAGTAATCAAAACAACAAGTGATTGGTTTAGTATCGTAGGCGATGGTTATGTCGCACTATTACAAATGATTGTCATGCCGTTAATTTTTATTTCTATCGTTTCTGCATTCAGTAAAATACAAATTGGGGACAAATTTGCTAAAATCGGTAGTTATATCTTCATGTTTTTAATTGGGACTGTAGCTATAGCTGCCTTGGTTGGTATTGGATATGCGTTACTCTTCGGTTTAGATGCATCTTCCATTGATCTAGGTAGCGCTGAACATTCACGCGGTAGCGAAATCACTAAAGAGGCTAAAAATTTAACTGCGCATACGTTACCACAACAAATCTTAGAATTATTACCTAGCAATCCATTCTTAGACTTTACAGGTGAAAGAACAACATCTACGATTGCGGTCGTTATCTTCGCGTCATTTGTTGGATTTGCATATTTACGCGTTGCACGTAAAGAACCTGAACATGGTGACACACTTAAACGTGGTATCGAAGCGATTTATTCTATTGTCATGGCTATCGTAACCTTCGTATTACGATTAACACCTTATGGCATCTTAGCTATTA harbors:
- a CDS encoding glycosyltransferase, which produces MRKATQSLIKNQFKRKTSFLTKPIKTFNKSPYFKKVMTYAHYYEKNNVNPSHILYQVTDGKSMTDSPYAIFLYLTRHKAYQHLHHTWVVDSESTAQHYRNQFQHLSHVSFVIKESKSYLKALTTCKYLINNATFPAYFTKKENQVYINTWHGTPLKHMGLDIPHSLIKTQNTMRNFLISDYIISPNKHTTTILDHAFKLSPIYQGNFLEIGYPRLDLTINSTEADIRKVLSSFVHLNQEKIILYCPTWQGTDVNKPIIEEDNIYNEIKALESITGYQVLLKVHPFVYKKIAHSDNLKPYLIPNTFDTNQLLSVVDLMITDYSSIFFDFLVTDKPIIFYTTNHDEYARTRGLYIDTEQLPGPIYTNINDVIQGIQNETYKQYDKNYQQFKAQFCSYDDGNACQRLIKAIFSTTLKTTPSHANSEKQKTKLLFYPGGLKNNGITASMLNLLENIDYEKYDVTLMVTNSKNIEFKNNLNQINGNVRVLFRSSPFLTSFKDLYRVEFIRQRGVYHHFEEVIHPKHLYRREMRKVFGDIQFDYAIDFSGYAFFWGNLVLAANAKKKYIYMHSDMQDDQNRTVNGKRPHYQNLKTLFSIYKRFDKLISVSEATMKVNQRKFSSTVPKNKFNVCRNTINYSKIKRLMNDDSEIYNKDGKQVIVSYSDGNLFNTPFDQSHFNIVFIGRLSPEKGIDLLIKAVHELKTKHPHIRLYILGDGPLKETFVNMITHLNLEHNVFLLGHQRNPFYLLKRANLFALTSHYEGQSMVILEALSTGTPVLASDIIVNRYVLEDGKYGMLVKNEVQHIANGIEAFIKGTQPSYNRFDVESYNKAVMDEFYSLLD
- a CDS encoding L-cystine transporter — its product is MDSFLTVINVIVLIAFIIMLNVMAKRHISFPKRVFTALAIGIILGIAMHLIYGVDSKVIKTTSDWFSIVGDGYVALLQMIVMPLIFISIVSAFSKIQIGDKFAKIGSYIFMFLIGTVAIAALVGIGYALLFGLDASSIDLGSAEHSRGSEITKEAKNLTAHTLPQQILELLPSNPFLDFTGERTTSTIAVVIFASFVGFAYLRVARKEPEHGDTLKRGIEAIYSIVMAIVTFVLRLTPYGILAIMASTIATSDFAAIWTLGKFMIASYAALITMYIIHLVILTILGINPVKYMKKTFEVLAFAFTSRSSAGSLPLNIQTQTTRLGVPEGIANFSATFGLSIGQNGCAGIYPAMLAIMVAPVAHVNIDLQFIVTLVAVVIISSFGVAGVGGGATFASILVLSTLNLPVALAGVLISIEPLIDMGRTALNVNDSMLAGTGTAKLTKNWDKKAFESNEYGELTTD